The following proteins are co-located in the Shouchella hunanensis genome:
- a CDS encoding LysR family transcriptional regulator, giving the protein MKMDTYYIFYLTALELNFSRAAKRLFITQPSVSQSIAQLENHLQTQLFQRLSKGVSLTTEGKQLFEQIKPAFETIQLAEKTMSERAQLKQGSIAIGASDSACKHLLLPIVQSFQNKYPDVHLKLQNGSTPELLAKLQHGLIEIALVHLPIDEQRYSVEGTYSIHSAFVVGERYKHLTEKAKTLSQLAQYPIVTFSQQSQSRMYLNELFASHHLTVSPEVEVSAIDVLLACTKIGMGIAFVTKEFVQEPLNQQDIYEIPLTTQLKKRHIGIVTTKHAPLSYASQSFLSTLTNSFNNYK; this is encoded by the coding sequence ATGAAAATGGATACCTATTACATTTTTTATCTAACTGCGTTGGAACTTAATTTCAGTCGAGCTGCTAAACGACTATTCATTACACAGCCAAGTGTTAGTCAGAGTATCGCTCAGCTTGAAAATCACCTTCAGACACAGCTTTTCCAACGGCTATCAAAAGGCGTGTCCCTTACTACAGAAGGAAAGCAATTATTTGAACAAATTAAACCTGCATTTGAAACCATTCAATTAGCGGAAAAAACAATGTCAGAACGAGCACAATTAAAGCAAGGATCCATTGCTATCGGAGCTAGTGATTCAGCCTGTAAGCACCTTTTACTTCCAATTGTGCAATCGTTTCAAAACAAGTACCCAGATGTGCATTTAAAGCTTCAAAACGGTTCAACCCCAGAACTATTGGCGAAATTACAGCACGGGCTCATTGAAATCGCTCTTGTTCATCTTCCAATAGACGAACAACGCTATTCCGTTGAAGGCACTTACAGCATTCACAGTGCTTTCGTTGTTGGTGAACGATACAAGCATCTAACGGAAAAAGCGAAAACTCTTAGCCAGTTAGCTCAGTATCCCATCGTTACGTTTTCACAACAAAGCCAATCACGCATGTATTTAAACGAGCTATTCGCCTCTCACCATTTAACGGTTAGCCCGGAAGTCGAGGTAAGTGCTATAGATGTTTTGTTAGCATGTACAAAAATTGGAATGGGTATTGCTTTCGTAACAAAAGAATTTGTCCAAGAACCATTAAATCAGCAAGACATATACGAAATTCCACTGACGACTCAATTAAAAAAACGTCACATTGGCATTGTTACAACTAAACATGCACCATTATCCTATGCAAGTCAGTCTTTTCTATCCACCCTCACGAACTCCTTTAACAACTATAAATGA
- a CDS encoding GlsB/YeaQ/YmgE family stress response membrane protein: MSFIWSLIIGGLIGWAAGAITGKGVPFGIIGNIIAGFIGANIGTWLLGSWGPSIGGFAIFPALIGAIILVFIVSLVLRAFRS; this comes from the coding sequence ATGAGTTTTATATGGAGTTTAATTATCGGCGGTTTAATTGGTTGGGCTGCTGGCGCTATTACCGGAAAAGGCGTTCCCTTTGGTATTATCGGTAATATCATTGCAGGGTTTATTGGAGCAAATATCGGAACGTGGCTACTAGGAAGCTGGGGACCATCTATTGGCGGATTCGCTATCTTCCCTGCTCTTATCGGTGCTATTATTTTAGTCTTTATCGTTAGTCTTGTCCTACGAGCATTTCGATCGTAA
- a CDS encoding solute:sodium symporter family transporter encodes MGFLSIITFIVIVAAIWLYAYTRSRKVNLSSSEGLFLGGRSLTGITIAGSIVMTNLSTEQIVGQNGQSYETGMEVLGWEVTAAVAIVALALIFLPKYLKYGVDTVTDFIEIRFDTTTKRITSILFIFTYVVSFLPVVLYSGSLVFNQIFSIDELLGVDSLVAIALISGLTGIIGLLYLLIGGLRLSAFSDTIYGLGLLVAGLSIPVLALFALGDGGILGGFETIRAHTPEKLNSFGAINSEMVPWPTLFLGLFFNNLFFWCTNQMIVQKALAGRDLKEGQKGALYVGIFKIFGALFLVFPGIIAYNMFGDSIAPADNAYPMLITAVLPEWAFGIFAAVIFGAILSSFVGALNATTTLLTLDFYKPLKKNVTDKQVSRMGKVFTIAIGLTSALIAPLISFAPAGLFHVVQQFNGLYSMPLLALILLGFYSKYATPFAAKVTFIFHIIVYGSSQLFTDIHYLYVFSVILFVDIFLIWAISRFGPNAKPFKFPKTEAKVDLIPWKHRKWVSAMILILVIGMYWFFSPIGIAN; translated from the coding sequence ATGGGGTTTTTATCTATCATCACTTTCATTGTCATTGTTGCGGCTATTTGGCTATATGCATATACCCGTAGCCGAAAAGTCAATTTATCGAGTTCTGAAGGCCTTTTTCTTGGCGGAAGAAGCTTAACAGGGATTACCATCGCAGGCTCTATCGTTATGACCAACCTTTCAACAGAACAAATTGTTGGACAAAACGGACAAAGCTACGAAACAGGAATGGAAGTGTTGGGTTGGGAAGTGACGGCAGCTGTCGCCATCGTCGCCCTCGCATTAATCTTCTTACCAAAATATTTAAAGTATGGCGTTGATACCGTTACCGATTTTATTGAAATTCGATTCGATACAACCACGAAACGAATTACTTCAATCCTTTTTATCTTTACATATGTCGTTTCCTTTTTACCAGTGGTCTTATATTCTGGTTCACTCGTTTTCAATCAAATTTTTTCTATTGATGAATTGTTAGGCGTTGATTCTTTAGTTGCGATTGCTCTTATATCAGGTCTAACTGGAATTATCGGGTTGTTGTATTTATTAATAGGCGGATTACGACTCAGTGCTTTTAGCGACACCATATACGGACTTGGTTTATTAGTCGCTGGTCTTTCCATTCCGGTACTTGCCTTATTTGCGTTAGGAGATGGAGGAATTTTAGGCGGTTTTGAAACGATTCGAGCGCATACACCTGAAAAATTAAATTCCTTTGGTGCTATAAATTCTGAAATGGTACCATGGCCGACATTATTTTTGGGTTTGTTCTTTAATAATCTATTTTTCTGGTGTACCAATCAAATGATTGTGCAAAAAGCGCTTGCTGGGCGAGATTTAAAAGAGGGACAGAAGGGTGCTTTATACGTAGGGATTTTCAAAATTTTTGGTGCCCTGTTTCTTGTTTTTCCAGGGATTATCGCCTATAACATGTTTGGAGATTCCATTGCTCCTGCCGACAATGCTTACCCAATGCTTATCACAGCAGTACTTCCTGAATGGGCTTTTGGTATTTTCGCGGCAGTCATTTTCGGTGCGATCCTAAGTTCATTTGTCGGTGCTCTTAACGCAACGACGACTCTACTCACATTAGACTTTTATAAACCTTTGAAGAAAAATGTGACAGACAAACAAGTAAGTCGTATGGGAAAAGTTTTTACCATTGCAATAGGATTAACATCAGCACTCATTGCACCACTTATTTCGTTTGCACCTGCTGGCTTATTTCACGTTGTCCAGCAATTTAACGGGCTTTATAGTATGCCGTTACTTGCACTCATTCTTCTCGGCTTCTATTCAAAGTATGCGACGCCATTTGCTGCGAAAGTAACGTTCATTTTCCATATCATTGTGTATGGCTCATCTCAGCTCTTTACCGATATTCATTACTTGTACGTGTTCAGTGTCATCTTATTTGTAGACATTTTCTTAATCTGGGCAATCAGTCGGTTTGGACCAAATGCCAAGCCATTTAAATTTCCAA